The genomic interval TCGATGCCGTCGGCCGGCAGCGGGGTGCGGGACTGGGCGGTGGTAACGACGAGCGTGAGCAGACCCTCAACCAGTTACTGGTGGAGATGGACGGCTTTGAGGGCACCGAGGGCATCATCGTCATCGCCGCCACCAACCGGCCGGACGTGCTCGACCCTGCCCTGCTCCGTCCCGGTCGCTTCGACCGTCAGGTGACGGTGCCTCTGCCGGACATTCGCGGTCGGGAGCAGATTCTGCAGGTGCACATGCGCAAGGTACCCATCGGTCCCGATGTCGATCCCAAGGTCATCGCGCGCGGGACGCCGGGTTTCTCCGGTGCCGACCTTGCCAACCTCGTCAACGAGGCGGCCCTCATGGCGGCTCGCAAGAGCAAACGTCTGGTGGACATGCACGATTTCGAGGACGCCAAGGACAAGGTCATGATGGGCGCCGAGCGCAAGTCGGTGGTCATGAGCGACAAGCAGCGCGAGACCACGGCCTACCACGAATCGGGCCACGCGGTGGTGGCCAAGCTCCTGCCGGGTACCGATCCCGTGCACAAGGTCACCATCATCCCGCGCGGACGCGCCCTGGGGCTCACCATGCAGTTACCGACGGAGGATCGCTTCAACTACGAGCGCCAGGAGATCCTGAACAACATCTCCATCCTCATGGGCGGGCGCATTGCCGAAGAGGTCTTTCTCAACCAGATGACCACGGGCGCCGGCAACGACATCGAGCGGGCCACGGACCTGGCTCGCAAGATGGTGACCCAGTGGGGCATGTCCCAGATCGGCCCCATGGTCATCGGCGAGAAAGAGGAGGAAGTATTCCTTGGCCGAGAGGTCACCAAACACAGCAACGTCTCGGAGCAGACCGCCCAGACGGTGGATGCGGAGGTGCGCAACATCATCCAGGAACGGTATCAGGTGGCGCGCAACCTCATCGAAGAAAACCGGGACAAGGTGGAGATGATGGCCAAGGCTCTGCTGCGCTTCGAGACCCTGGATGCCAACCAGGTGAACGATATCATGGCCGGGCGTGATCCGCGTCCGCCAGCGGATAGCTCCGGCAGCAGTCCGGCCGTCAGCAACCAGCCCAACAGTGTGGGTAGTGCGGGCGCCAATGGCGTGCCGAACCTGAATCCGGGGGGACACCCCGTTTAGGCATGGCGGCGGCGAACCCCGCCCTAGGGCGCTCCCGGTGGCTGGAGCGCCCTTCTGTTATGGGCATACTGAACGCCACCCCCGATTCCTTCTCCGACGGCGGCAAACACGTGTCGGTGGACGCCGCTGTGGCACGTGCGCGCACCTTCCTCGCCCAGGGCGCCGACATCATCGATATCGGTGCCGAATCGACCCGCCCCGGCGCGCCGGACGTGGATGAAAAAACCGAGATGGCGCGCCTGCTGCCCGTCGTCGAGGCAGTGGCAGCCAGCATCCCCCTCCCCATCTCCATCGATACCCGCCGCGCGCGGGTGATGCGGGCCGCGCACGCTCTCGGTGCACGCATGATGAACGACGTCAGCGCCCTGCGCGACGATCCCGATTCCCTGCGCACTGTGGCCGAACTCGATCTCGATGTCTGTCTCATGCATCGACGCGGCACGCCCCAGACCATGCAGCAGCAGACGGATTATGCGGACGTGGTAACGGAGATACGCGATTTTCTGGCCGAGCGTGTGCGCGCCTGTCGGGCCGCGGGCATCGCCGCCGAGCGCATCGTCCTGGACCCTGGGATCGGCTTTGCCAAGGATCTGGACGGCAACCTGCGCCTTCTGCGTGGCCTCGATGCCCTGCAGCGCTTGGGTTTTCCCCTGCTCGTCGGTGTTTCGCGCAAGGGCTTCATCGGCACCCTCACGGGCGAGGCAGAACCAGCGGCACGAGACCCGGGCAGTGTTGCCGCTGCCCTTTGGATTTCGGCACGGATCGGTCCGGCCATCTTGCGCGTGCACGATGTGGGGGCTACGGTACAGGCGCTGCGAGTGTGGGCTGCCCTCGACGCAGACGGGGATCCGGATTCAAGGAAAGGATAAGACATGGCACGACAGTTTTTTGGTACCGACGGCGTCCGCGGACGGGTGGGCGACCTGCCCATGCACCCCGAGTGGGTGTTGCGTCTGGGCTGGGCGGCGGGGCATGTGCTCACCGCCGGGGCCCAGGGACGGCCGCGGGTCGTCATCGGCAAGGACACCCGCCTGTCCGGCTATCTCCTGGAGTCCGCCCTGGAGTCGGGCCTCGCCGCCGCCGGCGTGGACGTGCTCCTCGTCGGCCCCCTGC from Acidithiobacillus caldus ATCC 51756 carries:
- the folP gene encoding dihydropteroate synthase; the encoded protein is MGILNATPDSFSDGGKHVSVDAAVARARTFLAQGADIIDIGAESTRPGAPDVDEKTEMARLLPVVEAVAASIPLPISIDTRRARVMRAAHALGARMMNDVSALRDDPDSLRTVAELDLDVCLMHRRGTPQTMQQQTDYADVVTEIRDFLAERVRACRAAGIAAERIVLDPGIGFAKDLDGNLRLLRGLDALQRLGFPLLVGVSRKGFIGTLTGEAEPAARDPGSVAAALWISARIGPAILRVHDVGATVQALRVWAALDADGDPDSRKG
- the ftsH gene encoding ATP-dependent zinc metalloprotease FtsH; protein product: MNNVFKNVLLWVAIGVILMLVFQNLNTSTKAPAQAMNFSTFVSSIKQGQVADVTIDGNHYTGSLSSGQKFSVYAPKDDSSLVKELLAAGVKIDVKPPEGQSLLLSILISWFPMLLLIGVWIFFMRQMGGGGAGGRGAMSFGRSRARMLTEENNKITFADVAGVEEAKEELAEIVDFLRDPQKFQRLGGRIPKGVLLMGSPGSGKTLLARAIAGEARVPFFSISGSDFVEMFVGVGASRVRDMFEQAKKHAPCIIFIDEIDAVGRQRGAGLGGGNDEREQTLNQLLVEMDGFEGTEGIIVIAATNRPDVLDPALLRPGRFDRQVTVPLPDIRGREQILQVHMRKVPIGPDVDPKVIARGTPGFSGADLANLVNEAALMAARKSKRLVDMHDFEDAKDKVMMGAERKSVVMSDKQRETTAYHESGHAVVAKLLPGTDPVHKVTIIPRGRALGLTMQLPTEDRFNYERQEILNNISILMGGRIAEEVFLNQMTTGAGNDIERATDLARKMVTQWGMSQIGPMVIGEKEEEVFLGREVTKHSNVSEQTAQTVDAEVRNIIQERYQVARNLIEENRDKVEMMAKALLRFETLDANQVNDIMAGRDPRPPADSSGSSPAVSNQPNSVGSAGANGVPNLNPGGHPV